One stretch of Roseovarius mucosus DNA includes these proteins:
- the chlG gene encoding chlorophyll synthase ChlG has product MSVTESLHIVRRLPEPRALLTLIKPITWFPPIWAYLCGVISSGVSPLNNWGLVILGMVLAGPVVCGMSQAANDWCDRHVDAINEPHRPIPSGRVPGRWGLWVALAMSALALGMGAFLGPWGFGATVFGVVAAWAYSAEPVRLKRSGIWGPGLVGLCYEGLPWFTGAAVLAAGAPSGPVIVIAALYAIGAHGIMTLNDFKALEGDRQTGVNSLPVTLGPERAARVACIVMALPQLAVIGLLLAWGRPWHAAAIAVLLLGQFWAMRILLSDPKGRAPWYNGTGVMAYVTGMMIAAFALRMIGGAP; this is encoded by the coding sequence ATGAGTGTCACAGAGTCCTTACACATCGTGCGCCGCCTGCCAGAGCCTCGGGCCCTGCTGACTTTGATCAAGCCGATCACATGGTTTCCGCCCATTTGGGCCTACCTGTGCGGTGTGATCTCTTCGGGCGTTTCTCCTTTGAATAACTGGGGGCTGGTGATCCTGGGCATGGTGCTGGCGGGGCCGGTCGTCTGTGGCATGAGCCAGGCGGCGAATGACTGGTGTGACCGGCATGTGGATGCGATCAACGAACCGCATCGCCCGATTCCCTCTGGCCGGGTGCCGGGGCGTTGGGGGCTGTGGGTGGCGCTGGCGATGTCGGCGCTGGCGCTGGGGATGGGGGCGTTCCTCGGGCCTTGGGGCTTTGGCGCGACGGTGTTTGGCGTGGTGGCGGCTTGGGCCTATTCGGCAGAGCCGGTGCGCCTCAAGCGGTCGGGTATCTGGGGGCCGGGCCTTGTCGGGCTGTGCTATGAGGGGCTGCCGTGGTTCACGGGCGCGGCGGTGTTGGCCGCAGGCGCGCCCAGCGGGCCGGTTATCGTGATTGCTGCGCTCTATGCCATTGGCGCGCATGGCATCATGACACTCAATGATTTCAAGGCATTGGAGGGCGACCGCCAGACGGGCGTCAATTCCTTGCCCGTCACGCTTGGCCCGGAACGGGCGGCGCGCGTGGCCTGTATCGTGATGGCCCTGCCGCAACTGGCGGTGATCGGCCTTTTGCTGGCCTGGGGCCGCCCGTGGCATGCTGCCGCAATCGCCGTGCTTTTGCTTGGCCAGTTTTGGGCAATGCGTATTCTTCTCTCTGATCCCAAGGGCCGTGCGCCTTGGTATAACGGAACAGGCGTCATGGCGTATGTCACCGGTATGATGATCGCGGCCTTTGCCCTGCGCATGATCGGAGGCGCGCCATGA
- the ppsR gene encoding transcriptional regulator PpsR: protein MTKQNRTSERPLTGGLPGSSSVDRLIEQASDIAVMLDDKSLVVAISVSPDLPELGSLEHWVGRDFRNFLTVESRTKFDARLLEMRADPDALPRPLEMNHRDNANWEFPVRYTLHRDPDSGGVLLLGRDMQPLAEIQQRLVREQMARERELEKFRGIETCYRVVLEASETPLVLVEPDQGRIRDINSAGALLLGSKRDVLAGNAFAQAFEGQRRGGFMDQLRAAAASDEITGVEAVARRNGRLVQLSPDFFRASGEVLMLCRMAPVEDEEAARPESAQSLTALFEAASDAIVLLDANGLVRDANEGFLVLSDAAQLRDVQGRSMADFLSRGSVDLKLILDNTRKTGRMRSYAAQVQSIVGTRTSVDISAARLRGRNADLGVGLIIRDTSPRDLPNVEEASAVVSEEAMRNVMDLVGTASLKELVSATSDVVEKMCIETAVRLTNNNRVAAAEMLGLSRQSLYVKLRKFGLINAQDDE from the coding sequence GTGACGAAGCAGAACAGGACGTCTGAGCGGCCCCTAACGGGTGGATTGCCCGGATCATCGAGCGTTGATCGCTTGATCGAGCAAGCCTCTGACATCGCGGTCATGCTTGACGACAAATCTCTTGTGGTCGCCATATCCGTTAGCCCGGACCTGCCTGAATTGGGCAGTCTGGAACATTGGGTTGGGCGGGATTTCCGCAATTTCCTCACGGTTGAAAGCCGCACCAAGTTTGATGCCCGTCTGTTAGAGATGCGGGCTGATCCTGATGCCCTGCCGCGCCCGCTGGAGATGAATCACCGGGACAATGCCAATTGGGAATTCCCGGTGCGCTACACGTTGCATCGTGATCCGGACAGTGGTGGCGTTCTTTTGCTGGGGCGCGATATGCAGCCGCTGGCGGAGATTCAGCAGCGTCTGGTGCGCGAGCAGATGGCGCGCGAGCGAGAGCTTGAAAAGTTTCGCGGCATTGAGACCTGTTACCGGGTGGTGCTTGAGGCGTCCGAGACGCCGCTGGTTCTGGTCGAGCCGGATCAGGGCCGCATTCGTGACATCAATTCCGCCGGGGCGCTGTTGCTTGGGTCCAAGCGGGATGTGCTTGCGGGCAATGCTTTTGCGCAGGCCTTTGAAGGGCAGCGGCGGGGCGGGTTCATGGATCAGTTGCGCGCTGCGGCGGCCTCGGATGAAATCACCGGGGTAGAGGCTGTGGCGCGGCGCAATGGGCGGCTGGTGCAGTTGAGCCCGGATTTCTTTCGCGCCTCGGGCGAGGTGCTGATGCTGTGCCGCATGGCACCGGTCGAAGATGAAGAGGCGGCGCGCCCTGAATCGGCGCAATCGCTGACGGCGCTCTTTGAAGCGGCGAGCGATGCAATCGTGCTGCTGGATGCCAATGGTTTGGTTCGGGATGCGAACGAGGGCTTTTTGGTGCTGTCCGATGCCGCGCAATTGCGGGATGTGCAGGGCCGTTCGATGGCGGATTTCCTGTCGCGGGGCAGTGTCGATCTCAAGCTTATTCTGGATAACACCCGCAAGACAGGCCGGATGCGCAGCTATGCCGCACAGGTCCAGAGCATCGTTGGCACGCGCACGTCCGTGGATATTTCCGCCGCACGCCTGCGTGGGCGCAATGCTGATCTGGGTGTTGGCCTGATCATTCGCGATACCAGCCCCCGCGATCTGCCCAATGTCGAAGAAGCCTCGGCCGTGGTCAGCGAAGAAGCGATGCGCAATGTGATGGACCTTGTCGGGACAGCCTCGCTCAAGGAATTGGTATCTGCCACTTCGGACGTGGTCGAAAAGATGTGCATCGAAACCGCTGTGCGCCTGACCAACAACAACCGGGTCGCCGCCGCCGAAATGCTGGGCCTGTCGCGGCAGAGCCTCTATGTCAAGCTGCGCAAGTTCGGGTTGATCAACGCACAGGATGATGAATAG
- a CDS encoding cobalamin B12-binding domain-containing protein translates to MREPDDSGSGPQASGIRFLVESALRKVALDKQGGDIPKSRGEWIARLCAALTDESEAAHQRVIASMVANGISSNEIYQTYVPDAARFLGEMWVQDKASFVDVTVGAARLQALFRSRDAADLGGWMDRSIPLGQSVLMIVPTFEDHSIGAFVAADQFRRHGIWVHMAIGLEVEELKHLLGSGRFAMAGITAGSLKTLEQLTELIDYLRSNLDSCPPIVIGGRLVDKPREVEKRTGADFAVRTAREAIELCGLASVVDPLSIDANT, encoded by the coding sequence ATGAGGGAACCCGACGACAGCGGGTCTGGTCCGCAAGCATCAGGAATACGGTTTCTTGTCGAATCTGCCTTGCGAAAGGTGGCGCTCGACAAGCAGGGCGGAGATATTCCCAAGAGCCGCGGTGAGTGGATTGCACGGCTGTGCGCCGCGCTTACGGACGAATCCGAAGCGGCGCATCAGCGGGTCATTGCCTCGATGGTGGCCAACGGGATTTCCTCAAACGAGATCTATCAGACTTATGTGCCCGACGCCGCGCGCTTTCTTGGAGAGATGTGGGTGCAGGACAAGGCAAGCTTTGTCGATGTAACGGTGGGGGCGGCCCGGCTTCAGGCGCTGTTCCGGTCGCGGGACGCGGCCGATCTGGGCGGCTGGATGGATCGCAGTATTCCGCTTGGTCAGTCGGTGTTGATGATCGTGCCAACCTTTGAGGATCACTCGATTGGCGCTTTTGTCGCGGCGGATCAGTTCCGCCGACATGGTATTTGGGTCCACATGGCCATCGGGCTGGAGGTTGAGGAGCTGAAACATCTGCTTGGGTCTGGCAGGTTCGCTATGGCCGGTATCACGGCGGGAAGTCTGAAAACGCTTGAACAATTGACGGAATTGATAGATTACCTACGTTCTAATTTGGACAGCTGTCCGCCCATCGTTATCGGAGGGCGGTTGGTGGACAAGCCGAGAGAAGTTGAAAAGCGGACTGGCGCGGATTTTGCAGTACGGACAGCACGAGAAGCAATTGAGCTGTGCGGTCTTGCATCCGTGGTTGATCCGTTATCAATCGACGCGAATACGTAA
- the bchF gene encoding 2-vinyl bacteriochlorophyllide hydratase, which translates to MARQAHHQQATGALYTVAERARRDATVWTLVQGILAPVQFLVFLISLGLVLRYLITGDGFAAATWSIVIKTGVLYLIMVTGAVWEKVVFGQYLFAPAFFWEDVFSFGVIALHTAYLWALWTHALTPHALMGLALAAYAAYVINAGQFLWKLRMARLQAGEAA; encoded by the coding sequence ATGGCGCGACAGGCGCATCATCAACAAGCGACCGGAGCGCTCTACACCGTCGCAGAGCGCGCGCGCCGCGATGCCACGGTCTGGACGCTTGTGCAGGGCATTCTCGCACCCGTGCAATTTCTTGTCTTTCTCATCTCGCTCGGCCTTGTGCTGCGTTACCTCATCACGGGTGACGGTTTCGCCGCGGCCACCTGGTCAATCGTAATCAAGACCGGCGTTCTTTATCTCATTATGGTCACGGGCGCCGTCTGGGAAAAGGTCGTGTTCGGCCAATACCTCTTTGCGCCTGCGTTCTTCTGGGAAGATGTGTTCAGCTTTGGCGTCATCGCCCTGCACACCGCCTATCTCTGGGCGCTCTGGACCCATGCCCTGACCCCTCACGCGCTGATGGGTCTCGCACTGGCGGCCTATGCGGCTTATGTCATCAACGCCGGACAATTCCTGTGGAAACTGCGCATGGCGCGCCTTCAAGCAGGAGAGGCGGCATGA
- a CDS encoding ferredoxin:protochlorophyllide reductase (ATP-dependent) subunit N: protein MSFDTPPSTGCREAPVLRERGQHEVFCGLTGIIWLHRKMQDAFFLVVGSRTCAHLLQSAAGVMIFAEPRFGTAILEETDLAGLADAQVELEREVGRLIARRPDIRQLFLVGSCPSEVIKLDLARAAEKLSVQHAPHVRVLNYSGSGIETTFTQGEDACLASMVPSLPETDARQLMLVGALPDVVEDQARDLLAQMGITDVAILPARRADDPLSVGPNTVFALLQPFLGDTLAALERRGARHLPAPFPFGAEGTTGWLRAVANEFGVDDATFERVTAAPRARATRAVAQAAESLSGKSIFFFPDSQLEIPLARFLTRECGMRAIEVGTPFLHKNILGPDLDLLEAGPQLTEGQDVERQLDRCRAAQPDLTVCGLGLANPLEAEGLATKWAIELVFTPVHFYEQAGDLAGLFSRPMRRRAALKLGAAS, encoded by the coding sequence ATGAGCTTTGACACCCCCCCAAGCACTGGCTGTCGCGAAGCCCCTGTTTTGCGTGAACGCGGTCAGCACGAGGTATTTTGCGGTCTGACCGGCATCATCTGGCTGCATCGCAAAATGCAGGATGCCTTTTTTCTGGTGGTCGGCTCGCGCACCTGCGCGCATCTGCTGCAATCCGCCGCCGGCGTTATGATCTTTGCCGAGCCACGTTTCGGCACCGCCATTCTGGAAGAGACCGATCTTGCCGGTCTCGCCGATGCTCAGGTCGAACTTGAGCGCGAGGTTGGCCGCCTCATCGCGCGGCGTCCCGACATTCGCCAACTTTTCCTCGTCGGCTCTTGCCCCTCCGAGGTGATCAAGCTGGATCTCGCCCGCGCCGCAGAAAAGCTGAGCGTGCAGCACGCCCCACATGTGCGCGTGCTCAACTATTCCGGCTCAGGAATCGAGACCACCTTTACCCAAGGCGAGGATGCCTGCCTGGCCTCCATGGTGCCTTCCCTGCCCGAAACCGACGCACGCCAGTTGATGCTGGTGGGGGCCCTGCCCGATGTGGTCGAGGATCAGGCCCGTGATCTGCTGGCACAGATGGGGATCACCGATGTGGCAATCCTGCCCGCGCGCCGGGCGGATGATCCGCTCAGCGTGGGGCCGAACACTGTTTTTGCCCTGTTGCAACCGTTCCTTGGCGATACGCTGGCCGCATTAGAGCGGCGCGGCGCGCGGCACCTGCCCGCCCCTTTCCCCTTTGGCGCAGAGGGCACGACCGGCTGGTTGCGCGCCGTGGCCAATGAGTTTGGCGTCGATGACGCAACATTCGAGCGTGTCACCGCCGCCCCCCGCGCCCGCGCAACCCGCGCCGTGGCCCAGGCCGCCGAGAGCCTGAGCGGCAAGTCGATTTTCTTCTTTCCCGACAGCCAGCTGGAAATTCCACTGGCCCGGTTCCTGACCCGCGAATGCGGCATGCGCGCCATCGAAGTGGGCACGCCCTTTCTGCACAAGAACATCCTAGGCCCCGATCTCGATCTGCTCGAGGCAGGTCCGCAACTGACCGAAGGTCAGGATGTGGAACGGCAACTTGACCGCTGCCGCGCGGCACAGCCCGATCTGACCGTCTGCGGCCTGGGCCTTGCCAACCCGCTCGAGGCCGAGGGGCTCGCCACCAAATGGGCCATCGAACTGGTCTTTACCCCGGTGCATTTCTACGAACAGGCGGGCGATCTGGCGGGGCTCTTCTCGCGCCCGATGCGCCGCCGTGCGGCCCTAAAACTGGGGGCGGCATCATGA
- the bchB gene encoding ferredoxin:protochlorophyllide reductase (ATP-dependent) subunit B, translating to MKLTLWTYEGPPHVGAMRVATAMKGLHYVLHAPQGDTYADLLFTMIERRNHRPPVTYTTFQARDLGADTANLFKTACQAAYDRFKPEAMIVGASCTAELIQDDPGGMAEMMGLPVPVIALELPSYQRKENFGADETFFQITRALAKPVEKTAQVSCNLIGPTALGFRHRDDITELTGMLADMGISVNVCAPYGATPSDITRLGAAHFNVLMYPETGESACRWMERELGLPFTKTVPIGVGATRDFIREVSTLANVPQAMDEERLRLPWYSASVDSTYLTGKRVFIFGDGTHAAAAARIARDEMGFEVVGLGCYNREMARPIRALAKEYGLTALITDDYLEVEAAIEAAAPEMILGTQMERMIGKRLGIPCAVISAPVHVQDFPARYSPQMGIEGANVIFDTWVHPLVMGLEEHLLHMFRDDFEFHDAAGASHHGGQHTAKAPAETPAPTDTPAKTSDVVVWLADAERELKKIPFFVRGKARRNTEIFASQKGLNEIGIDTLYEAKAHYAR from the coding sequence ATGAAGCTCACCCTCTGGACCTATGAAGGCCCGCCGCATGTCGGCGCGATGCGTGTCGCCACCGCGATGAAGGGGCTGCATTACGTGCTCCACGCACCGCAGGGCGATACCTATGCCGACCTGCTTTTTACCATGATCGAGCGGCGCAATCACCGCCCGCCCGTCACCTACACCACCTTTCAGGCGCGCGACCTTGGGGCCGATACTGCCAATCTCTTCAAGACCGCCTGTCAGGCGGCCTATGACCGGTTCAAGCCCGAGGCGATGATTGTCGGCGCGTCCTGCACCGCAGAATTGATTCAGGACGACCCCGGCGGCATGGCCGAGATGATGGGCCTGCCCGTCCCGGTCATCGCGCTGGAACTGCCCAGCTATCAGCGCAAGGAAAACTTCGGCGCGGATGAAACCTTTTTCCAGATCACCCGCGCCTTGGCCAAGCCGGTCGAGAAAACCGCGCAGGTCAGCTGTAATCTGATCGGCCCGACCGCCCTTGGATTTCGGCACCGGGATGACATCACCGAACTGACCGGCATGCTGGCCGATATGGGCATTTCGGTGAATGTTTGCGCGCCCTATGGGGCCACGCCGTCTGACATCACCCGGCTGGGGGCCGCGCATTTCAACGTGCTGATGTACCCAGAGACGGGCGAGAGCGCCTGCCGCTGGATGGAGCGGGAACTGGGCCTCCCCTTTACCAAAACCGTTCCCATCGGCGTTGGCGCCACCCGCGATTTCATTCGCGAAGTCAGCACCTTGGCCAATGTTCCTCAGGCAATGGATGAAGAGCGTTTGCGCCTGCCTTGGTATTCGGCCAGCGTCGACAGCACCTATCTTACGGGCAAGCGCGTGTTCATCTTTGGCGATGGCACCCATGCCGCCGCCGCCGCCCGCATCGCCCGCGACGAAATGGGTTTCGAGGTGGTGGGCCTTGGCTGCTACAACCGCGAAATGGCGCGGCCCATTCGCGCGCTGGCCAAAGAATACGGTCTGACCGCGCTGATCACGGACGACTATCTTGAAGTTGAGGCCGCGATCGAGGCCGCCGCCCCCGAGATGATCCTCGGCACCCAGATGGAGCGGATGATCGGCAAGCGGCTGGGCATTCCCTGCGCCGTGATCTCGGCCCCCGTCCATGTTCAGGATTTCCCGGCGCGCTATTCCCCCCAGATGGGCATCGAAGGCGCAAATGTGATCTTTGATACTTGGGTGCATCCGCTGGTGATGGGGCTGGAAGAGCATCTTTTGCATATGTTCCGCGACGATTTCGAATTCCACGATGCCGCCGGTGCCAGCCACCATGGCGGACAGCACACAGCCAAAGCCCCGGCAGAGACCCCGGCCCCGACAGACACACCTGCCAAAACATCCGACGTGGTGGTCTGGCTGGCCGACGCCGAACGCGAACTCAAGAAGATTCCCTTCTTCGTGCGCGGCAAGGCCCGGCGCAACACCGAGATTTTCGCCTCGCAAAAGGGGCTGAACGAAATCGGCATCGACACGCTTTACGAGGCAAAGGCCCATTATGCGCGATGA
- a CDS encoding magnesium chelatase subunit H, giving the protein MRDDVIPPAATAPYRVVILTLDAHAAGACARVAERMAAEFPGLTLKVHAAAEWGENPTALEAARADIARGDLILISLLFLEDHIRAILPDLQARRDHCDAMIGIIADAQIVKLTRMGTLDMAAPETGARKLIKRLRGTDKPSAESGEKKMKMLRRLPRILKYIPGKAQDLRAWFLVMQYWLGTSDDNIEAMLRFLMSRYGHEARWRALRAPAPQDYPEVGLYHPDLPERITTDLARLPAPQETTGTVGLLVMRSYVLSGDHAHYDAVIRAFEARGLKVIPAFASGLDGRPAVERFFEGRVDTLVSLTGFSLVGGPAYNDSAAAVDVLSRLDVPYVAAHPLEFQTLAQWAGSAGGLGPIETTMLVALPEIDGATNPTVFAGRHGDTACDGCARRCTGDGAKAMAPCPERIEVLAARVARLAHLRRQEVATRRVGIVLFGFPPNAGAAGTAAYLDVFQSLHNMLHAMAARGYDLTPPATVEELRRAVLEGSARQYGQEANIAAHVSADDIVAGTPWLREIEAQWGAAPGKVQSDGRGVFILGAEFGNVFVGLQPAFGYEGDPMRLLFEHGFAPTHAFAQFYLWLKNRFNADVLLHFGMHGALEFMPGKQAGPGAACWPDRLIGDMPNVYLYPSNNPSEASLAKRRSGAVTVTHLTPPLAASGLYKGLAELKDSLKRWREMAGDAPEREELRALIAEQAVTVDMGGREPDTLWLKLLETEDALIPEGLHVLGRPMSAEARAGYLAIMDGTDAETRARVDALLQQETEIAALLRALGGHFTPPVPGGDLIRSADILPTGRNIHAFDPFRMPTEFACRDGARQAARLLETHKSLPRSIALVLWGSDNIKADGAPMAQALALMGAKPRFDSFGRLSGADLIPLDVLGRPRIDVMMTLSGIFRDLLPLQVRMLAEAALVAARADEPDEMNYIRAHARAQMAKTGCDLETAALRVFSNAEGAYGSNVNQLVDSSAFDDEDELADAYQARKGFAYGVNGKAQAQGALLQAALERVEVAYQNLESVELGVTTVDHYFDTLGGISRAVRRARGGKEAAIYISDTTRGTGTVRTLADQVALETRARSLNPKFHEGLLRHGAEGVRQIEAHVTNTMGWSATTGQVEPWIYQRISETFVLDEAMRKRLSDLNPVASSRMANRLLEAHDRAYWQTDAATLAALQSAAAAMEDRMEGVAAE; this is encoded by the coding sequence ATGCGCGATGACGTGATCCCCCCGGCCGCAACGGCCCCCTACCGCGTCGTGATCCTGACGCTGGATGCCCATGCGGCGGGTGCATGCGCCCGCGTGGCCGAACGGATGGCGGCCGAATTCCCCGGCCTCACGCTCAAGGTGCATGCCGCTGCCGAATGGGGCGAAAACCCCACAGCACTCGAGGCAGCCCGTGCCGATATCGCGCGCGGCGACCTGATCCTCATCAGCCTGCTGTTTCTCGAAGATCACATCCGGGCAATCCTGCCCGACCTTCAGGCGCGGCGCGATCACTGTGACGCAATGATCGGCATCATTGCCGATGCCCAGATCGTGAAACTGACCCGCATGGGCACGCTCGATATGGCCGCCCCCGAAACCGGCGCACGCAAGCTGATCAAGCGGCTGCGCGGCACAGACAAGCCGTCGGCAGAATCGGGCGAGAAAAAGATGAAGATGCTGCGGCGCTTGCCACGCATCCTGAAATACATCCCCGGCAAGGCGCAGGACCTGCGCGCGTGGTTTCTGGTCATGCAATATTGGCTGGGAACATCAGACGACAATATCGAAGCGATGCTGCGGTTCCTGATGTCGCGCTATGGTCACGAGGCGCGTTGGCGCGCACTCCGCGCCCCGGCCCCGCAGGATTACCCCGAAGTGGGCCTCTACCATCCTGACCTGCCAGAGCGGATCACGACCGACCTCGCCCGCCTGCCCGCACCGCAAGAAACCACCGGCACTGTCGGCCTCTTGGTCATGCGCAGCTATGTTCTCTCGGGCGATCACGCCCATTATGACGCCGTGATCCGCGCGTTCGAGGCGCGCGGCCTCAAGGTGATCCCGGCCTTTGCCTCAGGTCTCGATGGCCGCCCGGCGGTCGAACGGTTCTTCGAGGGGCGTGTCGATACGCTTGTCTCTCTGACCGGGTTCAGCCTTGTGGGCGGCCCCGCGTATAATGACAGCGCGGCGGCGGTTGATGTGCTCAGCCGTCTGGATGTTCCGTATGTCGCGGCTCATCCGCTCGAATTTCAGACCCTTGCACAATGGGCCGGATCGGCGGGCGGATTGGGCCCGATCGAGACAACGATGCTGGTGGCTCTGCCTGAAATCGACGGTGCCACAAATCCCACTGTCTTTGCCGGGCGCCATGGCGATACGGCCTGCGACGGCTGCGCGCGGCGCTGCACCGGTGACGGGGCCAAGGCGATGGCCCCCTGCCCCGAACGGATCGAGGTTCTGGCGGCGCGGGTCGCGCGGCTGGCGCATCTGCGCCGGCAAGAGGTGGCAACGCGCCGCGTGGGCATCGTGCTCTTTGGGTTTCCGCCCAATGCCGGTGCGGCAGGCACGGCGGCCTATCTCGATGTCTTTCAATCACTGCACAACATGCTGCACGCCATGGCCGCGCGCGGCTATGACCTGACCCCACCCGCAACGGTTGAAGAGCTGCGCCGTGCCGTATTAGAGGGCAGCGCCCGCCAATATGGACAAGAGGCCAATATCGCGGCCCATGTCAGCGCCGACGATATCGTGGCCGGCACGCCCTGGCTGCGCGAGATCGAGGCGCAATGGGGCGCTGCCCCCGGCAAGGTGCAATCGGACGGGCGTGGGGTGTTCATCCTTGGGGCGGAATTCGGCAATGTCTTTGTCGGGCTGCAACCGGCCTTTGGCTATGAGGGCGACCCGATGCGCCTGCTGTTCGAGCATGGCTTTGCCCCGACGCATGCTTTCGCGCAATTCTACCTCTGGCTCAAGAACCGCTTTAACGCCGATGTTCTCTTGCATTTTGGCATGCATGGCGCGCTGGAATTCATGCCGGGCAAACAGGCCGGACCGGGCGCTGCCTGCTGGCCGGACCGCCTGATTGGCGACATGCCCAATGTCTACCTCTACCCGTCCAACAACCCGTCCGAGGCGAGCCTTGCCAAGCGCCGCTCGGGGGCTGTGACCGTCACACATCTGACCCCGCCGCTGGCGGCCTCTGGCCTTTACAAGGGTCTTGCGGAACTCAAGGACAGCCTCAAGCGCTGGCGTGAAATGGCGGGCGACGCGCCCGAGCGCGAGGAATTGCGCGCCCTCATCGCCGAACAAGCCGTCACCGTCGACATGGGCGGGCGCGAGCCCGACACGCTCTGGCTCAAACTGCTCGAAACCGAAGACGCGTTGATCCCCGAAGGCCTGCACGTGCTGGGCCGCCCCATGAGCGCCGAGGCGCGCGCCGGGTATCTTGCGATCATGGACGGCACTGATGCCGAAACACGGGCGCGGGTCGATGCGCTCTTGCAGCAGGAAACCGAAATTGCGGCGCTCTTGCGGGCGCTTGGCGGGCACTTTACCCCGCCCGTCCCCGGCGGCGACTTGATCCGCTCGGCGGATATCCTGCCCACGGGGCGCAATATCCACGCCTTCGATCCCTTCCGCATGCCGACCGAATTCGCCTGCCGCGATGGCGCGCGGCAAGCGGCACGTCTGCTGGAAACGCACAAGAGCCTGCCACGCTCCATCGCGCTGGTGCTCTGGGGATCAGACAATATCAAGGCCGATGGCGCGCCCATGGCCCAAGCCTTGGCGCTGATGGGGGCCAAGCCGCGGTTTGATTCCTTTGGCCGCCTCTCGGGCGCAGACCTCATCCCGCTTGACGTGCTGGGCCGCCCGCGCATCGACGTGATGATGACACTCTCCGGCATTTTCCGCGATCTGCTGCCGCTTCAGGTGCGGATGCTGGCCGAGGCAGCGCTGGTGGCGGCCAGGGCCGATGAACCCGACGAGATGAACTATATCCGCGCCCATGCCCGCGCCCAGATGGCCAAGACCGGCTGCGATCTGGAAACGGCGGCGCTGCGGGTGTTCTCGAATGCCGAAGGCGCCTATGGCTCCAATGTCAATCAACTGGTCGACAGCTCTGCCTTTGACGACGAAGACGAGCTGGCCGATGCCTATCAGGCGCGCAAAGGCTTTGCGTATGGCGTCAACGGCAAGGCACAGGCGCAAGGCGCGCTGTTGCAAGCGGCGCTGGAGCGGGTCGAAGTGGCCTATCAAAACCTCGAGTCGGTCGAACTGGGTGTCACCACGGTCGACCATTACTTTGACACGCTGGGTGGGATTTCCCGCGCCGTGCGCCGCGCGCGCGGTGGCAAAGAGGCGGCGATCTATATCTCTGATACCACACGCGGCACCGGCACCGTGCGCACGCTCGCCGATCAGGTCGCACTGGAAACCCGCGCCCGCTCGCTCAATCCGAAATTCCACGAGGGCCTCTTGCGCCACGGGGCCGAGGGTGTGCGCCAGATCGAGGCGCATGTCACCAATACGATGGGCTGGTCCGCCACCACCGGACAGGTAGAGCCGTGGATCTATCAGCGGATTTCCGAAACCTTTGTTCTGGATGAGGCGATGCGCAAGCGGTTGAGCGATCTCAACCCGGTGGCCTCCTCGCGGATGGCGAACCGCCTGCTCGAGGCACATGACCGCGCCTATTGGCAGACCGACGCCGCAACCCTCGCCGCGCTGCAATCAGCCGCCGCAGCGATGGAAGACCGGATGGAAGGGGTGGCCGCAGAATGA